The following are from one region of the Banduia mediterranea genome:
- a CDS encoding MtrB/PioB family decaheme-associated outer membrane protein: protein MSPHPLRSIAIPLGLLLGFGSGEAVAAEDGPDTSHWDCRFCQFDYGWRGFADLGFEYADAASYRLGEYTGLRDDGAYLLAGGEASYRNEHGAWFDAVADELGLLSRRIDARGGRQGLYELHGSWQQIPQFRYGNAVTPFVRDGERLNLPEDWVAAGATDQMSALDASLHSLSLDTRRSRFALGGSFTPRASAWNFAFDLREDRVAGASMLAGSVLTAASQLPLPVDQLTHQLDASVARRGDNWQLALGFYGSYFEQDVDALEWSNPYTAYSGATEGRASTAPDNSFNQLSLSGAWQLLPSTRLTANLSYGRGRQDQDYIEPTINDTLGVAALPQSSLDGRVDTVNHLLRLSARPARGLSLTAQYTLDQRKNHTDMAEYQQVPSDAYVGEYRVNLPYSYKRQAAEVEARYRLRPDLQFLLGGEKQRYDRSYQEVARTQTTKAWAGLRTSLLQRIDLDLRYTHSSRSVSSWHELDVDGRPLENPLLRRFNLAARTRNAVSVSGSFSPHRGVMLAADFQWREDRYDDTQIGLTRAEDRIGTIDAGWTPVADVSLHAYTSLERIESQQAGSRRYSTPDWYGSSDDTIRTIGFDGQWKQAINKADLGLNYSDSRASESVGIDAGASAAGFPDNDTRFRSLRFYARYPVNARMTTMLSYAWQSLRYSDWSLDGLEPDTVSNLLATATGTPTDHERLLILSLRYAF, encoded by the coding sequence ATGAGCCCGCATCCGCTTCGATCGATCGCCATCCCGCTCGGATTGCTGCTCGGCTTCGGCAGCGGCGAGGCCGTCGCGGCCGAGGACGGACCCGACACCTCGCATTGGGATTGCCGCTTCTGCCAGTTCGATTATGGCTGGCGCGGATTCGCCGACCTGGGGTTCGAGTACGCCGACGCGGCAAGCTACCGCCTTGGCGAATACACCGGCCTGCGTGACGACGGCGCCTACCTGCTGGCCGGCGGCGAGGCCTCGTACCGCAACGAGCACGGCGCCTGGTTCGACGCCGTCGCCGACGAACTGGGCCTGTTGTCGCGGCGGATCGACGCCCGCGGCGGCCGCCAGGGACTCTACGAATTGCACGGCAGCTGGCAGCAGATTCCGCAGTTCCGTTACGGCAACGCGGTCACGCCGTTTGTCCGCGATGGCGAGCGGCTGAACCTGCCGGAGGACTGGGTCGCTGCCGGCGCGACCGACCAGATGAGCGCGCTCGATGCCTCGCTGCATTCCCTGAGCCTCGATACCCGGCGCAGCCGCTTCGCGCTCGGCGGCAGCTTCACGCCGCGCGCCTCGGCCTGGAACTTCGCCTTCGACCTGCGCGAGGACCGCGTTGCCGGCGCCTCGATGCTGGCCGGCAGCGTGCTGACGGCGGCGTCCCAGCTGCCGCTGCCGGTCGACCAGCTCACGCATCAGCTCGACGCCTCGGTCGCGCGGCGCGGTGACAACTGGCAGCTCGCGCTCGGCTTCTACGGATCGTACTTCGAGCAGGATGTCGACGCACTCGAATGGAGCAATCCGTACACCGCTTACAGCGGCGCGACCGAAGGCCGCGCCAGCACCGCGCCCGACAACAGCTTCAACCAGCTTTCGCTGAGCGGCGCCTGGCAGTTGCTGCCGTCGACGCGGCTCACGGCCAATCTGTCCTACGGACGCGGGCGCCAGGACCAGGATTACATCGAGCCGACGATCAACGACACGCTCGGCGTCGCCGCGCTGCCACAGTCCAGCCTCGATGGCCGCGTCGACACCGTCAATCACCTGCTCCGTCTCAGCGCGCGGCCGGCACGCGGACTGTCGCTGACGGCGCAGTACACGCTCGACCAGCGCAAGAACCACACGGACATGGCCGAGTACCAACAGGTGCCGAGCGACGCCTACGTCGGCGAATACCGCGTCAACCTGCCTTACAGCTACAAGCGCCAGGCGGCCGAGGTCGAGGCGCGCTACCGCCTGCGCCCGGACCTGCAGTTCCTGCTCGGTGGCGAGAAGCAGCGCTACGACCGCAGCTACCAGGAGGTCGCGCGCACGCAGACCACCAAGGCCTGGGCCGGGCTGCGCACGAGCCTGCTCCAGCGCATCGATCTCGACCTGCGCTATACCCACTCGTCGCGCTCGGTGTCGTCCTGGCATGAGCTTGATGTCGACGGCCGCCCGCTCGAAAACCCGCTGCTGCGCCGCTTCAACCTCGCCGCGCGCACGCGCAACGCGGTGTCGGTGTCGGGCTCGTTCTCACCGCATCGCGGCGTCATGCTGGCGGCCGATTTCCAGTGGCGCGAAGACCGTTACGACGACACGCAGATCGGCCTGACGCGTGCCGAGGACAGGATCGGCACGATCGACGCAGGCTGGACGCCGGTCGCCGATGTCAGTCTCCACGCCTATACCAGCCTCGAGCGCATCGAGTCGCAACAGGCCGGCAGCCGCCGCTACTCGACGCCGGACTGGTACGGCAGCAGCGACGACACAATCCGCACGATCGGTTTCGACGGCCAGTGGAAGCAGGCGATCAACAAGGCCGACCTCGGTCTCAACTACAGCGACTCCCGCGCCAGCGAATCGGTCGGGATCGACGCCGGTGCGTCGGCCGCCGGTTTTCCCGACAACGACACCCGCTTCCGCAGCCTGCGGTTCTATGCGCGTTATCCCGTCAATGCGCGGATGACGACGATGCTCAGCTACGCCTGGCAGTCGCTGCGCTACAGCGACTGGTCGCTCGACGGGCTCGAGCCCGACACCGTGTCGAACCTGCTGGCGACCGCGACCGGCACGCCGACCGATCACGAGCGTTTGCTGATTCTGTCGCTGCGCTATGCGTTCTGA
- a CDS encoding DmsE family decaheme c-type cytochrome, giving the protein MTPRAAKPGRRSGRALACLVLALAAVGAAVPSAAAVTSASDESAEAAPSFSPRGADTCIKCHDDAHVKSIFDSPHGRRADSRTPFAQAQCESCHGPGGEHARRLHPGDPRPPIPLFGKHSAASVAEENGACLACHQGGHRVDWQGSVHEREDVACASCHTVHADHDPVMSAHEQPQVCEKCHREVRADFEKFSAHPVREGVMQCTSCHAAHDSMFAAMLHKPTVNQTCYTCHADLRGPFLWEHPPVAEDCANCHVPHGSPRPALLTRRPPQLCQQCHSAEDHPGLPFTGRGLAGGSSPSAFVLGGSCTNCHSHVHGSNAPSGADLSR; this is encoded by the coding sequence ATGACGCCACGCGCGGCGAAGCCGGGCCGGCGGAGCGGGCGTGCGCTGGCCTGTCTCGTGCTGGCGCTGGCTGCGGTCGGCGCCGCCGTGCCGTCAGCGGCTGCGGTGACGTCGGCATCCGATGAATCCGCCGAAGCGGCGCCCTCGTTCTCGCCGCGCGGCGCGGACACCTGCATCAAGTGTCATGACGATGCGCACGTGAAAAGCATCTTCGACTCGCCGCACGGCCGCCGCGCCGATTCGCGCACGCCGTTCGCGCAGGCGCAGTGCGAAAGTTGCCACGGTCCCGGCGGCGAGCATGCCAGACGCCTGCATCCCGGCGATCCGCGGCCGCCGATTCCGCTGTTCGGCAAGCACTCCGCGGCCAGCGTCGCCGAGGAAAACGGTGCCTGCCTGGCCTGTCACCAGGGCGGCCATCGCGTCGATTGGCAGGGCAGCGTGCACGAGCGCGAGGACGTGGCCTGCGCGAGCTGCCACACCGTGCACGCCGACCACGATCCGGTCATGAGTGCGCACGAGCAGCCGCAGGTCTGCGAGAAGTGCCACCGCGAGGTGCGCGCCGACTTCGAGAAATTCTCGGCGCATCCGGTGCGCGAAGGGGTGATGCAGTGCACCTCCTGTCACGCCGCGCACGACTCGATGTTCGCGGCGATGCTGCACAAGCCGACCGTCAACCAGACCTGCTACACCTGCCACGCCGATCTGCGCGGCCCGTTCCTGTGGGAGCACCCGCCGGTGGCCGAGGACTGCGCCAACTGCCATGTGCCGCACGGTTCGCCGCGGCCGGCGTTGCTGACACGCCGTCCGCCGCAGTTGTGCCAGCAATGCCACTCCGCGGAGGACCATCCGGGTCTGCCGTTTACGGGGCGCGGGCTCGCTGGCGGCTCCAGCCCTTCGGCTTTCGTGCTTGGCGGAAGCTGTACCAACTGCCATTCCCACGTGCACGGCTCCAATGCGCCGTCCGGCGCGGACCTGAGCCGCTGA
- a CDS encoding OmcA/MtrC family decaheme c-type cytochrome produces the protein MYLHSRRRGNACLFVFSLLLFGALAGCDGDDGEQGPAGEPGTPGTTIPVSNGQSDLTLTITGASLGDSSTVDFTLIDESGLPYVGLPASTLEVMLARLLPGTDGDADSWQSYINQTEEPSGSGAGTEETIIAARDSGGSLEDHNDGSYSYTFGADVTHVTEPRAVEYDATLTHRVAIAVRSGTLPTVNNAVYTWQPSTGSTEPEDGRDMVAQASCNACHGDLSAHGGARRDVKLCVTCHNPGSVEASSGQSIDFMVMIHRIHAGAELPSVVAGTPYLIYGYGNSVHDYSEVEFPKDLRNCTGCHNPDDSSTPQAAHFINKPTLQACGSCHDDVDFAAGAAGGHPGGVVTDNTQCTVCHAENRVAGSVPESHQIPGKLWAARFQYNILSIDDTGQGQYPSVSFSVTNPEDGNAPYDILADAPFTAGGNSSLSIDIAWSTADYGNVGSGDYPGGPVAISALSAATSNGDGTFTVTSSVPVPYDVTGSGTVAIEGHPAGDYDGDGIYSDRIPVTGVTENFAITDTVPAARRSVVSLDKCQACHGVNDGLSFHGNNRTDNVQLCTMCHTPNATDLAVRPDDPDASANGVNTAAVDGLEQRPIDFKLMIHAIHGASVRSSNFVVYGYRSSVNDFSGIGYPGVVANCTQCHESSSYALPLQSTVLGTTIDTHATRLAGDFSPPGAVEDLASYGRISPASAVCSSCHDDQAAVTHMQQNGGGFGITAAEIGSSAATTESCAVCHGSGSIADVAVVHGLP, from the coding sequence ATGTATCTTCATAGCCGTCGGCGTGGCAACGCGTGCTTGTTCGTGTTTTCGCTGCTGTTGTTCGGGGCCTTGGCCGGATGTGATGGCGACGACGGCGAGCAAGGGCCCGCAGGCGAGCCCGGCACGCCCGGCACGACGATTCCGGTCAGCAACGGGCAAAGCGATTTGACGCTGACGATCACCGGCGCGAGCCTCGGCGACAGCTCGACGGTCGACTTCACGCTCATCGACGAATCCGGCCTGCCCTACGTCGGCCTGCCCGCGAGTACGCTCGAAGTCATGCTGGCGAGGCTCCTGCCGGGCACCGATGGCGACGCCGACAGCTGGCAGAGCTACATCAACCAGACTGAAGAGCCGAGCGGCAGCGGAGCAGGCACCGAGGAAACGATCATCGCCGCCCGCGACTCGGGCGGCAGTCTCGAAGACCACAACGACGGCAGCTATTCCTATACCTTCGGCGCCGACGTCACGCACGTCACCGAGCCGCGCGCGGTCGAGTACGATGCGACGCTGACGCACCGCGTCGCCATCGCCGTGCGCTCGGGGACGCTGCCAACGGTCAACAACGCCGTCTACACCTGGCAGCCGTCCACCGGCAGCACCGAGCCGGAGGACGGTCGCGACATGGTTGCGCAGGCCAGTTGCAATGCCTGCCATGGTGATCTGTCCGCGCACGGCGGCGCGCGGCGCGACGTCAAGCTGTGCGTGACCTGCCACAACCCCGGCAGCGTCGAGGCGAGCAGCGGGCAGTCGATCGACTTCATGGTGATGATCCACAGGATCCACGCCGGCGCCGAACTGCCGAGCGTCGTCGCCGGCACGCCGTATCTGATCTACGGCTACGGCAACAGCGTGCACGACTACTCCGAGGTCGAATTCCCGAAGGACTTGCGCAACTGCACCGGCTGCCACAATCCGGACGACAGCAGCACACCGCAGGCCGCCCATTTCATCAACAAGCCGACGCTGCAGGCCTGCGGAAGCTGCCATGACGACGTCGATTTCGCGGCCGGCGCGGCCGGCGGTCATCCCGGCGGCGTCGTCACCGACAACACCCAGTGCACGGTCTGCCACGCCGAGAACCGAGTCGCCGGCAGCGTGCCGGAATCGCACCAGATTCCCGGCAAGCTGTGGGCGGCCCGCTTCCAGTACAACATTCTCAGTATCGACGACACCGGGCAGGGCCAGTACCCGAGCGTGAGCTTCTCGGTGACCAACCCCGAGGACGGCAACGCGCCCTACGACATCCTCGCCGACGCGCCGTTCACGGCCGGCGGCAATTCCTCGCTGAGCATCGACATCGCCTGGAGCACCGCCGATTACGGCAATGTCGGCAGCGGCGACTATCCGGGTGGGCCGGTCGCGATCTCCGCGTTGAGTGCGGCCACGTCCAACGGCGACGGCACCTTTACCGTGACGTCATCGGTGCCGGTGCCGTACGACGTGACCGGCTCGGGCACGGTCGCGATCGAAGGCCATCCGGCCGGCGACTACGACGGTGACGGGATCTATTCCGACCGCATTCCGGTGACCGGGGTGACCGAGAATTTCGCGATCACCGACACGGTACCCGCGGCGCGCCGCAGCGTCGTCAGCCTCGACAAATGCCAGGCCTGCCACGGCGTCAACGATGGCCTGTCGTTCCACGGCAACAACCGCACCGACAACGTGCAGCTCTGCACGATGTGCCATACGCCGAACGCGACCGATCTGGCGGTGCGTCCGGACGATCCCGACGCAAGCGCCAACGGCGTCAACACCGCGGCCGTCGATGGTCTCGAACAGCGTCCGATCGACTTCAAGCTCATGATTCACGCGATTCACGGCGCTTCGGTGCGCAGCAGCAACTTCGTGGTCTACGGCTACCGCAGCTCGGTCAACGACTTCTCCGGCATCGGCTATCCCGGCGTGGTCGCCAACTGCACGCAATGCCACGAATCGTCGAGCTATGCGCTGCCGCTGCAGAGCACGGTGCTCGGCACGACGATCGACACGCATGCGACCAGGCTGGCCGGCGACTTCTCGCCGCCGGGCGCGGTCGAGGACCTTGCGTCCTATGGACGCATCTCGCCGGCCAGCGCGGTGTGCTCGTCCTGCCATGACGATCAGGCGGCCGTCACGCACATGCAGCAGAACGGCGGCGGCTTCGGCATCACCGCGGCCGAGATCGGCAGCAGCGCGGCGACGACCGAAAGCTGCGCGGTTTGCCACGGCTCGGGCTCGATTGCCGACGTCGCGGTCGTGCACGGTCTGCCATGA